The Pedobacter roseus genome contains a region encoding:
- a CDS encoding RNA polymerase sigma factor: MDNKLTHHLLWERLRTGDKDAFFDLYAALYYPLVNFGIRVCADADTASEATDLVFTTIWEKHESLTRVDNVEAYLRTFLKRKLLRILERKRKINDALFNAGADGDWMEMSYEEFIVKVQSDELVQHQLKNALEKLTFRQKQLIHLKFFEGLSYEQIAEQSNQTIKTAYNTIYDALKILRKEFNA; the protein is encoded by the coding sequence ATGGATAACAAATTAACGCATCACTTATTATGGGAACGACTACGGACTGGCGATAAAGATGCGTTTTTTGATCTCTATGCGGCACTTTATTATCCATTGGTTAATTTCGGAATCAGGGTTTGTGCAGATGCCGATACGGCCAGCGAAGCTACCGACCTTGTTTTTACCACTATATGGGAAAAACATGAAAGTTTAACCCGCGTTGATAATGTTGAAGCTTACCTGCGCACTTTCCTTAAGAGGAAATTACTAAGAATTCTCGAACGAAAACGCAAAATTAACGATGCCCTTTTTAATGCCGGGGCAGATGGCGATTGGATGGAGATGAGTTACGAGGAATTTATTGTAAAGGTGCAAAGCGACGAACTGGTACAGCACCAACTCAAAAATGCATTGGAAAAACTCACTTTTCGCCAGAAACAACTGATCCATTTAAAGTTTTTTGAAGGCTTAAGTTATGAACAGATTGCCGAACAGAGCAATCAGACTATAAAAACGGCCTACAATACCATTTATGATGCGCTTAAAATCCTGAGAAAGGAATTTAACGCATAA
- a CDS encoding alpha-amylase family glycosyl hydrolase, with amino-acid sequence MDECHGRGIAVIMDMVLNHSFGQSPMVQLYFDGSKPTASSPWFNVDAKHPFNVGYDFNHESSATKKFSKDVMKFWMQQYKIDGFRFDLSKGFTQKQSTDDAQFRLYDAGRIATWKDYNGYIKSLDPNFYVILEHFAEQSEEKVLADDGMMLWNNLNYNMNEATMGWLDNSNFQWGFYANHGFTKSDGLVTYGESHDEERLNYKNITYGNASGSYVIKGSLATSLKREELAAAFLFSIPGPKMIWQFGELGYDINIDFNGRTGEKPIKWDYYSDPNRKALYDAYAKFIRLKKNNSIFNSGSSTYNLAGAIKYIKLTEGSNTVVVVGNFDVVSQTANIDFGTADAWTDAVGNSVNLATSTYTKTLAPGEYHIFSKTALK; translated from the coding sequence ATTGATGAATGCCATGGTCGCGGCATTGCCGTGATTATGGATATGGTGCTGAACCATTCGTTTGGCCAATCTCCAATGGTACAATTGTATTTTGATGGTAGTAAACCAACCGCTTCAAGTCCTTGGTTTAATGTTGATGCGAAACATCCATTCAATGTGGGTTACGATTTTAACCATGAAAGTTCGGCGACTAAAAAATTCTCGAAAGATGTGATGAAATTTTGGATGCAGCAATATAAAATTGATGGTTTTCGTTTCGATCTTTCAAAAGGATTTACGCAGAAACAATCAACTGATGATGCGCAGTTCAGGTTATATGATGCCGGCCGTATTGCGACATGGAAAGATTATAACGGTTACATTAAAAGTTTAGATCCTAACTTTTATGTGATTTTAGAACATTTTGCCGAACAATCAGAAGAAAAGGTATTGGCTGATGATGGTATGATGCTTTGGAATAACCTCAATTATAATATGAATGAGGCTACAATGGGCTGGCTGGATAATTCTAACTTTCAATGGGGCTTTTATGCTAATCACGGTTTCACTAAATCTGATGGTCTGGTTACTTACGGCGAAAGTCACGATGAGGAGCGCTTAAACTATAAGAATATTACTTATGGAAACGCTTCAGGCAGTTATGTAATTAAAGGAAGCCTGGCCACCTCCTTGAAAAGAGAAGAACTTGCAGCAGCATTTTTGTTCAGTATCCCCGGACCGAAAATGATTTGGCAGTTTGGAGAGCTGGGATACGATATCAACATCGATTTTAACGGAAGAACTGGAGAAAAACCCATTAAATGGGATTATTACAGCGATCCAAACCGTAAGGCTTTGTACGATGCTTATGCAAAATTTATCCGGTTAAAAAAGAACAACAGCATTTTTAATTCAGGCAGTTCAACTTATAACCTGGCAGGAGCCATTAAATACATTAAGTTAACCGAAGGAAGCAATACTGTTGTGGTAGTTGGTAATTTTGATGTAGTGAGCCAAACGGCTAATATCGATTTCGGAACGGCTGACGCCTGGACAGATGCGGTTGGGAACAGCGTTAATCTTGCAACCAGTACGTATACGAAAACACTGGCGCCTGGTGAATATCATATTTTTAGTAAAACTGCTTTAAAGTAA
- a CDS encoding SusC/RagA family TonB-linked outer membrane protein has product MKLACIMVFITCLNVSASVFSQEKISLDVKNTKLARVLQIIEQQSSYHFVYSSSYVPVNKDVSITVTNTLVTDVLAAILNRTNLKYSVSDGGLIVISKNKEVPISGTVKDALGGALPGATVRVKGTGIGTSTDVNGKFTLNAPENAVLVVSYAGFQTREISIGAQNSIDIVLSEDTKQLTDVVVTALGIKKERRALGYSVTQVSGETLTQARENNVANSLVGKVAGLDISSTSGGVGAATSVTIRGVSSLSQTNQPLYVINGVPMENKPVGLNNLNGNGNSGSQYDNAPDLGDAVGNLNPDDIESISVLKGAAAAALYGYRAKAGVILITTKSGKGNSIEFNTNYVAEQVMDRTNWQYVYGQGANGVKPTDAAAAAQVGGSSWGAKLDGSNVVQFDGVSRPYSAQKNNIEDFYRTGAHGLIPLL; this is encoded by the coding sequence ATGAAACTAGCCTGTATTATGGTTTTCATTACCTGCCTTAATGTTTCCGCATCGGTTTTTTCGCAGGAAAAAATTTCATTGGATGTTAAGAATACAAAACTGGCCAGGGTTTTACAGATTATTGAGCAGCAAAGCAGTTACCATTTTGTTTACAGCTCTTCTTACGTTCCCGTAAATAAGGATGTGAGCATTACGGTAACCAATACTTTGGTTACCGATGTTTTGGCAGCCATTTTAAACAGAACCAACCTGAAATATTCTGTTTCTGATGGTGGCTTAATTGTCATTAGCAAAAATAAAGAAGTCCCCATCTCCGGAACCGTAAAAGATGCACTTGGAGGTGCTTTGCCTGGTGCAACGGTTAGGGTTAAAGGAACAGGAATCGGTACCTCTACCGATGTTAATGGTAAATTTACCCTAAATGCCCCTGAAAATGCAGTTCTGGTAGTTTCTTATGCGGGTTTTCAAACCAGAGAAATTTCTATAGGCGCGCAAAACAGTATCGATATTGTACTATCAGAAGATACCAAACAACTTACCGATGTGGTGGTTACCGCTTTGGGCATTAAAAAAGAAAGAAGGGCTTTAGGCTATTCTGTTACGCAGGTAAGTGGCGAAACTTTAACCCAGGCCAGGGAAAATAATGTGGCCAACTCATTAGTAGGTAAAGTAGCCGGTTTAGATATTAGTTCAACATCTGGTGGTGTGGGCGCAGCAACCAGCGTAACCATCCGTGGGGTTTCTAGCTTGAGCCAAACCAACCAGCCATTATATGTAATTAATGGTGTACCGATGGAAAATAAACCGGTAGGTTTAAATAACCTGAATGGTAATGGGAACTCAGGTAGTCAATATGATAACGCACCCGATTTAGGTGATGCCGTTGGAAACTTAAACCCTGATGATATTGAGAGTATTTCGGTACTAAAAGGTGCCGCTGCCGCTGCTCTATATGGTTACCGTGCAAAAGCCGGGGTAATTTTGATTACCACGAAAAGTGGAAAGGGCAACAGCATCGAATTTAACACCAATTATGTTGCAGAACAGGTAATGGACAGAACCAATTGGCAATATGTTTACGGACAGGGCGCAAATGGGGTAAAACCGACTGATGCTGCTGCCGCTGCACAGGTGGGCGGATCGAGCTGGGGTGCAAAATTAGATGGATCCAATGTGGTTCAGTTTGATGGGGTAAGCAGGCCTTATAGTGCACAGAAAAACAATATTGAAGATTTTTACCGCACAGGGGCACATGGTCTAATACCCTTGCTTTAA
- a CDS encoding MFS transporter, which translates to MTLKTIFENPKLTLAQIINMSVGFFGIQFGWDLQRANMGRIYENLGANPDQVPLLFLAAPLTGLLVQPVIGYLSDRTWHPKWGRRRPYFMIGAIVSSIALIFMPHSSALWMAAGLLWILDVFGNIAMEPFRAFVTDKLPDSQVNRGFIMQSMMIGLGGSVASALPWIMNNVFHLTNTAEKGNIPENVKFSFYIGAFFFFAAVLWTVFTTKEYPPQDVDFKEKVKESNKGFGGGAREIFHALRNMPKRMQIVSLVQFFTWPGLFLMWFYYTTAVAVNVFGGKDAADPVYAHGADFGSLTLAYYSVITFLFALVLPKIADTLGRKTTHALCLICGAIGLISVAWVHDKNMLYLCMTGVGIAWASILSMPYAMLSGSLPKDKIGIYMGIFNFFIVLPEIIASLGFGWLMRNVLNNDRLLAVQIGGGLMILAAIICYLFIREPKKTDEVLTSKLEVEENRSV; encoded by the coding sequence ATGACGTTAAAAACAATATTCGAGAACCCCAAACTAACACTCGCACAGATCATTAATATGAGCGTTGGGTTTTTCGGGATCCAGTTCGGTTGGGATTTACAAAGGGCCAACATGGGGCGTATTTACGAAAACCTGGGCGCCAATCCCGATCAGGTTCCATTATTGTTTTTGGCAGCACCTTTAACCGGATTGCTGGTTCAGCCTGTTATCGGTTACCTGAGCGACCGCACCTGGCATCCAAAATGGGGTAGAAGAAGGCCTTATTTCATGATTGGTGCCATTGTGAGCAGTATTGCGCTCATTTTTATGCCGCATAGCAGTGCCTTGTGGATGGCTGCCGGATTACTTTGGATCCTGGATGTTTTTGGAAACATTGCCATGGAGCCTTTCCGCGCTTTTGTTACCGATAAATTGCCTGATAGCCAGGTGAACCGTGGTTTTATTATGCAGAGCATGATGATCGGTTTAGGTGGGAGTGTTGCTTCAGCTTTGCCATGGATCATGAACAATGTTTTCCATTTAACCAATACTGCAGAAAAGGGCAATATCCCTGAAAATGTAAAATTCTCTTTTTATATCGGTGCATTTTTCTTTTTCGCCGCAGTATTATGGACGGTTTTTACCACTAAAGAGTATCCACCACAGGATGTAGATTTTAAAGAAAAAGTAAAAGAAAGTAATAAGGGTTTTGGTGGAGGAGCACGTGAAATTTTTCATGCTTTAAGGAACATGCCCAAAAGAATGCAGATCGTTTCTTTGGTACAGTTTTTTACCTGGCCAGGTTTGTTTTTAATGTGGTTTTATTACACTACGGCAGTAGCAGTTAATGTGTTCGGAGGTAAAGATGCTGCCGATCCGGTTTATGCGCATGGTGCAGATTTTGGCAGTTTAACCCTTGCTTATTATAGCGTAATTACTTTTCTGTTCGCATTGGTTTTGCCAAAAATTGCCGATACACTTGGCCGCAAAACTACCCATGCATTGTGTTTAATTTGTGGCGCAATCGGTTTGATCAGTGTGGCCTGGGTGCATGATAAAAACATGTTGTATTTGTGTATGACGGGCGTGGGTATTGCCTGGGCCAGTATCCTTTCTATGCCTTATGCTATGTTAAGCGGATCGTTGCCCAAAGATAAAATCGGGATTTACATGGGTATCTTCAATTTCTTTATCGTATTGCCAGAAATTATCGCTTCGCTCGGTTTTGGCTGGCTCATGCGTAACGTACTGAATAACGACAGGCTTTTAGCGGTACAAATAGGCGGTGGATTGATGATTTTAGCGGCAATAATCTGTTATTTATTTATCCGTGAACCAAAGAAAACAGATGAAGTTTTGACTTCCAAACTGGAAGTAGAAGAAAATAGATCAGTCTAA
- a CDS encoding SusC/RagA family TonB-linked outer membrane protein, whose product MPNSGLNRQSFNLVGTFSPIKRLTIDARMNYILEQAKNRPMVSDGAGNANYNVAFLPTSVSVKNLDPWKDANGNEIQYNKGNAYATNPWFAANEFVNDTKRDRLISSFNARYTFDNGLFVQGRAGRDAYNDTYKNVVPSGTAYYAPGKIVEQATKFADVNVDVLIGKPFKVDEDFSITPNIGASYRRTSVTQTTNSGSDFAVFGVYNILNAKNKSVAYVASEAETQSVYGTLELAYKDILYLTGSGRTDWFSTLATPGKNNDLDVIYPSISGSFVFSELWKPSFLSFGKVRAGYAVVGQATDPYQTLLTYSLRSEVLNGLPLGTISNVNIPNSALRASKASELEIGTEMRFLGDRLNLDFTWYKKISKDEITFVTTSTSTGYSGAVLNSGKIQNKGVELLLSGQVVKNKDFVWTSSLNGSYNDNKVISLADDVTSNLIATSRSGVGFLQNIPGKAASQVMAYDYKYDASGNIMLGANNAPQRGDLVAYGSAYNKWFAGWNNEFNYKGATLSFLIDGKWGGKVFSATDYYGYVFGLHQATLENREALGNTAATYYQLSADNVSNKFVQDASFIKFRQMTLGYNFPAKMFNNKIHGLNVSLVGRNLFILMKKTDNIDPESSYNATFPGLELGGVPPVRTFGVNLSVKL is encoded by the coding sequence GTGCCAAATTCTGGTTTAAACAGACAATCTTTTAACCTGGTCGGTACTTTTAGCCCAATTAAACGATTGACCATTGATGCCCGCATGAACTATATTTTAGAGCAGGCTAAAAACAGACCGATGGTATCAGATGGTGCAGGTAATGCCAATTATAATGTGGCTTTTTTACCAACCAGTGTAAGTGTAAAAAACCTCGATCCATGGAAAGATGCCAATGGAAATGAAATTCAGTACAATAAAGGCAATGCTTATGCAACCAACCCCTGGTTTGCAGCAAACGAATTTGTAAATGATACCAAACGCGATCGTTTGATCAGTTCTTTTAATGCCCGCTATACTTTTGATAATGGTTTGTTTGTACAAGGACGTGCTGGTCGCGATGCTTATAACGACACCTATAAAAATGTGGTGCCATCAGGTACAGCTTATTATGCTCCTGGTAAAATTGTAGAGCAGGCCACCAAATTTGCAGATGTTAATGTAGATGTATTAATCGGTAAGCCTTTTAAAGTAGATGAAGATTTCTCTATCACCCCTAATATTGGTGCCAGTTACCGCAGAACAAGTGTAACTCAAACCACCAACAGTGGATCTGATTTTGCCGTATTCGGCGTTTATAACATTCTAAATGCTAAAAATAAATCGGTGGCTTATGTTGCATCCGAAGCCGAAACACAATCGGTATATGGTACTTTAGAACTTGCCTATAAAGATATTTTATATTTAACCGGTAGCGGACGTACCGACTGGTTTTCTACTCTCGCTACCCCAGGGAAAAACAATGATTTAGATGTGATTTATCCTTCCATTAGCGGTTCATTTGTTTTCTCAGAACTTTGGAAACCATCTTTCTTAAGTTTTGGTAAAGTTAGGGCTGGTTATGCAGTGGTTGGTCAGGCAACAGATCCTTATCAAACTTTGTTAACCTATAGCTTAAGAAGTGAAGTTTTAAACGGATTGCCATTGGGTACCATTTCGAACGTAAATATCCCTAATTCTGCATTAAGAGCTTCAAAAGCATCCGAATTGGAAATCGGAACAGAAATGCGCTTCTTAGGAGATCGTTTAAATCTCGATTTTACCTGGTACAAAAAGATCTCTAAAGATGAAATTACTTTTGTAACCACATCTACATCAACTGGTTATAGTGGTGCGGTTTTAAATTCTGGTAAGATCCAAAATAAGGGAGTAGAGTTGTTGTTATCGGGTCAGGTGGTAAAAAACAAAGATTTCGTATGGACTTCTTCTTTGAATGGATCGTATAACGACAATAAAGTAATCTCACTTGCTGATGATGTTACCTCAAATCTTATTGCCACTTCAAGATCTGGCGTTGGCTTTTTACAGAATATCCCGGGCAAAGCCGCCTCTCAGGTAATGGCTTACGATTATAAATATGATGCTTCAGGAAATATTATGCTGGGTGCAAATAACGCTCCACAGCGTGGTGATCTGGTTGCTTATGGTTCTGCATATAACAAATGGTTTGCAGGCTGGAACAACGAGTTTAATTATAAAGGTGCAACCCTATCTTTTTTGATTGATGGTAAATGGGGTGGAAAAGTATTCTCTGCAACTGATTATTATGGTTATGTTTTTGGTTTACACCAGGCTACGCTCGAAAACCGCGAGGCATTGGGTAACACAGCCGCAACTTACTATCAGCTATCGGCAGATAATGTGTCTAATAAATTTGTGCAGGATGCAAGTTTTATCAAGTTCAGGCAAATGACCCTGGGGTATAACTTTCCTGCAAAAATGTTCAACAACAAAATACATGGCTTAAATGTGAGTCTTGTAGGCAGGAACCTATTTATCCTGATGAAAAAAACGGATAATATCGATCCTGAATCGAGTTACAACGCAACTTTTCCGGGATTGGAACTGGGTGGCGTGCCTCCGGTTAGAACATTTGGTGTAAACCTTAGTGTGAAGCTTTAA
- a CDS encoding FecR family protein codes for MVDRSKFNAEDFLVDCTFQQYCAGTDKLCIGYWEKYINAHPEQEAVITEAKKLYAILSGNKRPLAKQVEQFKENMFPATEEKVVKLQRYLWIKIAAAIVLVLGGLLIYNTYYKNTATNNIVPEVYTFATKNGERKKIMLPDGTSVLLNAMSVLTLAKNFNDKYREVTLTGEAFFDVKHNKEKPFKVHTNDFNINVLGTAFNVKAYPDEISSEATLIRGLITMEAVNGNGGTITLKPSQKVTFYKNIIPQQQNNLVKPMAPQPEITINHYTKIKDSTIVETAWTQNRIEIYDQDFSEIKNVLEKWYNVEISFTDPALEKYRFTATITNESIEEVLHALKATENNFKYEIKGKQVIISK; via the coding sequence ATGGTTGATAGAAGTAAATTCAATGCAGAAGACTTTCTTGTTGATTGCACTTTCCAGCAATACTGCGCTGGAACAGATAAGCTGTGCATTGGATATTGGGAGAAGTACATTAATGCCCACCCCGAACAGGAAGCGGTAATTACAGAGGCAAAAAAACTTTATGCCATATTGAGCGGAAACAAACGTCCGCTGGCTAAACAGGTTGAACAATTTAAAGAAAATATGTTCCCTGCCACCGAGGAAAAAGTAGTTAAACTACAGCGTTATTTATGGATTAAGATTGCCGCCGCCATAGTTTTGGTGCTTGGTGGGCTTTTAATTTATAACACTTATTATAAAAACACCGCTACAAATAACATTGTACCCGAGGTTTATACCTTCGCCACAAAAAATGGTGAGCGCAAAAAAATTATGTTGCCCGATGGTACCTCGGTGCTGTTAAATGCCATGAGTGTTTTAACCCTTGCTAAAAATTTTAACGATAAGTACCGGGAAGTTACTTTAACTGGTGAAGCTTTTTTTGATGTAAAGCACAATAAGGAAAAACCTTTTAAAGTTCATACCAACGATTTTAACATCAATGTACTGGGCACCGCTTTTAATGTAAAAGCTTATCCGGACGAAATCAGTTCGGAAGCCACTTTGATCCGCGGTTTAATTACCATGGAGGCAGTAAATGGAAATGGGGGTACCATTACCTTAAAACCAAGTCAGAAGGTTACATTCTATAAAAATATAATTCCCCAGCAACAGAACAACCTGGTAAAACCGATGGCACCACAGCCAGAAATTACCATTAACCATTACACCAAAATAAAGGACAGTACCATTGTAGAAACGGCGTGGACACAAAACCGGATCGAAATTTACGATCAGGATTTTAGCGAGATCAAAAATGTGCTCGAAAAATGGTATAACGTAGAAATTAGCTTTACTGACCCGGCGCTGGAGAAATACCGTTTTACGGCAACCATTACTAACGAGAGCATTGAAGAAGTATTGCACGCATTAAAAGCAACCGAAAATAATTTTAAATATGAGATAAAGGGAAAACAGGTAATCATCTCGAAATAG
- a CDS encoding RNA polymerase sigma factor — translation MKKTDLEIEFEVKLKDYKLLIYKVCRMYANNHDDIQDLYQDIIIQLWKSYAKFRGEAKFSTWLYRIAINTALTNFRKQKRNIQTSDVELQNIQIPYEEDIGLKEEQHQQLYAAIQQLNDVEKSIVMLYLEDKSYDEMEEILGISNATLRVKMNRIKDKLRTFTNNN, via the coding sequence TTGAAAAAAACAGATTTAGAAATAGAATTCGAAGTAAAGTTAAAAGACTATAAGCTTTTGATTTATAAAGTTTGCCGCATGTATGCAAACAACCACGATGATATCCAGGATCTGTATCAAGACATTATCATCCAGCTTTGGAAATCGTACGCCAAATTTAGAGGCGAAGCGAAATTTAGCACATGGTTGTACCGCATTGCCATTAATACTGCGCTTACCAATTTCCGCAAACAGAAACGCAACATTCAAACCAGCGATGTTGAGCTGCAGAACATTCAGATACCCTATGAGGAAGACATAGGACTGAAGGAAGAACAGCATCAACAGCTATATGCCGCCATCCAGCAATTGAACGATGTAGAAAAATCGATCGTGATGCTATATCTCGAAGATAAATCGTATGATGAAATGGAAGAAATTTTAGGCATCAGCAATGCCACACTTAGAGTAAAAATGAACCGTATAAAAGATAAATTAAGAACCTTTACCAACAACAACTAA
- a CDS encoding alpha-amylase family glycosyl hydrolase yields MIVEVKCKMEDVMRSNLKTVAYFAAIFFLFISTSSFAQKQRTKMNDKQIVIYQLLPRLFGNKNTTNIPYGTIEQNGSGKFNDITDKALDGIKALHANYVWYTGALAHASLTDYSAYGIKVDDADVVKGRAGSPYAIRDYYDVDPDLAVDVKNRMKEFEALVKRTHAKNLKVLIDFVPNHVARSYHSYTKPDDVVDFGAQDEVNKAFSPKNDFYYIPGQALVVPTNGHETPLSALQDTKFEENPAKATGNNVFSAQPKYDDWYETIKLNYGVDYQNGEKQYFDPIPPVWLKMRDILTYWTNKGVDGFRCDMAEMVPIAFWNWVIPQVKKVNPDLIFLGEAYNPKVYKQYLDEGKFDYLYDKVGLYDGLKKLIRNEPTADVAAIKHVWQVESAGFGKHMLRFLENHDEERIASAGFAGKAELALPAMVVSATLGAGPVMLYFGQEVGEPGKGQEGFGGDDNRTTIFDYWGVPDHQKWMNGGLFDGGKLSTSQQNLRAYYQQLLKVTSTSDAVINGEIYEVPVTGNMNKRMYAFIRFSGKQRLLVVANFDRTGTLTANIEIPDHILKVKHSLPVTDLLTDKKLNIPAGTSIPVTLAPVSAQVIEF; encoded by the coding sequence ATGATTGTAGAGGTAAAATGTAAAATGGAAGATGTAATGCGAAGCAATCTTAAAACGGTGGCTTACTTTGCTGCAATTTTCTTTTTATTTATTTCAACATCATCCTTTGCACAAAAACAGCGTACAAAAATGAACGATAAACAGATCGTTATATATCAGTTACTGCCCCGTTTGTTCGGGAATAAAAATACCACCAATATCCCTTACGGTACCATTGAGCAAAATGGTTCTGGTAAGTTTAACGATATTACCGATAAGGCGCTCGATGGCATCAAAGCGCTTCACGCCAATTACGTTTGGTACACCGGTGCCCTTGCCCACGCCAGCTTAACCGATTATTCTGCTTACGGAATCAAGGTTGATGATGCCGATGTGGTAAAAGGAAGGGCTGGATCGCCTTATGCCATCCGCGATTATTATGATGTGGATCCTGATTTAGCCGTTGATGTTAAAAACAGAATGAAAGAGTTTGAGGCTTTGGTTAAAAGAACACATGCCAAAAACTTAAAAGTTTTGATCGATTTTGTACCTAACCATGTTGCCCGGAGTTATCATTCTTATACAAAACCAGATGATGTAGTTGATTTTGGGGCACAGGATGAGGTAAACAAAGCATTTAGTCCTAAAAACGATTTTTATTATATCCCCGGTCAGGCTTTGGTGGTTCCAACAAATGGACACGAAACACCACTTTCGGCACTTCAAGATACTAAGTTTGAAGAGAATCCTGCAAAAGCAACTGGTAATAATGTTTTTTCTGCACAGCCAAAATACGACGACTGGTACGAAACGATTAAGTTAAATTATGGGGTAGATTATCAAAATGGAGAGAAACAATATTTTGATCCCATTCCACCGGTTTGGCTTAAAATGCGTGATATCTTGACCTATTGGACAAATAAAGGCGTAGATGGTTTTAGGTGCGATATGGCCGAAATGGTTCCCATTGCATTTTGGAACTGGGTAATTCCACAGGTTAAAAAAGTGAATCCCGATCTGATTTTCCTTGGAGAAGCGTATAACCCAAAAGTGTACAAACAATATTTAGACGAAGGTAAATTCGATTACCTGTACGACAAAGTAGGTTTATACGATGGGCTTAAAAAATTAATCAGAAATGAACCAACTGCAGATGTAGCAGCGATTAAACACGTGTGGCAGGTAGAAAGTGCTGGTTTTGGCAAACACATGTTGCGCTTTTTAGAAAATCACGATGAAGAACGCATTGCATCGGCAGGATTTGCAGGTAAAGCTGAACTGGCTTTACCTGCAATGGTTGTTTCGGCAACGCTTGGCGCTGGTCCGGTAATGCTTTATTTCGGACAGGAAGTTGGTGAGCCTGGCAAAGGGCAGGAAGGTTTTGGCGGCGATGACAACCGCACTACGATTTTTGATTATTGGGGTGTTCCTGATCACCAGAAATGGATGAACGGAGGATTGTTTGATGGAGGAAAATTAAGCACTTCCCAACAAAATTTAAGGGCTTATTATCAGCAATTGCTAAAAGTAACTTCAACAAGTGATGCGGTAATTAACGGCGAAATTTATGAAGTGCCTGTTACCGGGAACATGAATAAGCGCATGTATGCTTTTATCCGTTTTTCTGGCAAACAACGTTTACTGGTCGTGGCCAATTTTGATCGGACAGGAACTTTAACTGCCAATATTGAAATACCAGATCATATTTTAAAAGTTAAACATTCGTTGCCGGTTACAGATCTGTTAACAGATAAAAAATTAAATATTCCCGCGGGAACAAGCATTCCAGTAACCTTGGCGCCGGTTAGTGCGCAGGTGATAGAATTTTAA